One Bacillota bacterium DNA segment encodes these proteins:
- a CDS encoding IreB family regulatory phosphoprotein translates to MGSPWDETIKFKPVGEDEEVSLVRRVLSEVRAALAEKGYNPTNQLVGYLLSGDPTYITSHKNARNLIRKVERDEVIEELVRFYLGES, encoded by the coding sequence ATGGGTAGCCCGTGGGACGAGACAATCAAGTTCAAGCCTGTCGGTGAAGACGAGGAGGTAAGCCTCGTTCGCAGAGTCCTTTCCGAAGTCCGGGCGGCCCTGGCCGAGAAGGGGTACAACCCTACCAACCAGCTTGTGGGGTATCTCCTGTCCGGCGACCCGACCTACATCACGAGCCACAAGAATGCCCGCAACCTCATAAGAAAGGTCGAGCGAGACGAGGTTATCGAGGAGCTTGTCCGTTTCTACTTGGGAGAATCCTGA
- the alaS gene encoding alanine--tRNA ligase, which yields MKTNDLRQAYLRFFESKGHKILPSASLIPGGDPTLLLTAAGMVPFKPFFLGTAKPDYTRVTTCQKCVRTPDIENVGKTTRHATFFEMLGNFSFGDYFKAEAIAWAWEFVTVNLGFDAKDLWVTIYLDDDEAFRIWNQDIGVPADRIVRKGKPDNFWEIGVGPCGPCSEIHVDRGPSAGCGRPGCDLECGCDRFMEIWNLVFIQFHRDEHGNYHPLATRGIDTGMGLERTAALLRGVESIFDTDETSIIRDSVADLAGVKYGADKSVDVAVRVITDHARGSTFMVSDGILPTNEGRGYVLRRLIRRAARFGRLIGIRDVFLPKVAQTVIDVMKGPYPELEREHDRILRTIELEEERFGSALEQGSAVLESVISRVRAAGGTCVPGADAFRLYDTYGFPYELTQDMAEERGFTVDRTGFDQAMADQRERARAARGESSYLDEKSARYKAAIGHLTTEFTGYEKCSDICQITGIIGPDGDAVDVLKPGESGEIVLDRTPFYAESGGQIADEGEISKESKDGQVVSRASVRGVSKPIGDAVVHRVEVAEGEFRVGDVVLALVDPRRRAATMRNHTATHLLHAALRKVLGSHVQQAGSSVDPERLRFDFSHFEPVRPEQRAEIERIVNEWVLANVPVDVSYTDLETAKRQGAIALFDEKYGREVRMVRVGREPAQISLELCGGTHVARTGDIGLVKIVSEGGIASGVRRIEAVTGMGALEYLSRLEAVSAELSAVLKAPQDGLADRVGKLVRDLHDAEREIARLRQKLAGDVVDTMVEKALACGDVRVVAARVEDAQPDALRDLADRVRERLGSGIVLLGGPAGDKVSFVAAVTPDLVKKGYNAGSIVRDVAREAGGGGGGRADLAMAGGRDLARLDQALARGVETVRAHQTSLGG from the coding sequence TGCGTGCGGACCCCGGACATCGAGAACGTTGGCAAGACTACCAGGCACGCCACGTTCTTCGAGATGCTCGGGAATTTCTCGTTCGGTGACTACTTCAAGGCGGAGGCCATAGCTTGGGCCTGGGAGTTCGTCACGGTGAACCTGGGTTTCGACGCAAAAGACCTGTGGGTGACCATATACCTGGATGACGACGAGGCGTTCCGCATATGGAACCAAGACATCGGCGTGCCGGCGGATCGAATAGTCCGCAAGGGCAAGCCCGACAATTTCTGGGAGATAGGTGTGGGTCCGTGCGGACCTTGTTCCGAGATCCACGTGGACCGGGGACCGTCCGCCGGGTGCGGCCGTCCCGGGTGTGATCTGGAGTGCGGGTGCGACCGGTTCATGGAGATATGGAACCTCGTCTTCATACAGTTTCACCGGGACGAGCACGGCAACTATCACCCTCTCGCCACGCGTGGCATCGACACCGGAATGGGCCTCGAGCGCACTGCGGCGCTTCTGCGGGGAGTCGAGTCCATATTCGACACGGACGAGACCAGCATCATAAGGGATTCAGTCGCGGATCTAGCAGGGGTCAAGTACGGGGCCGACAAGAGTGTGGACGTGGCGGTCCGGGTTATCACTGACCACGCAAGGGGTTCCACATTCATGGTGTCAGACGGCATCCTGCCTACGAATGAAGGCCGTGGATACGTTCTGCGAAGGCTGATCAGGCGGGCGGCGCGGTTCGGCCGACTCATAGGGATCCGGGACGTGTTTCTGCCCAAGGTGGCCCAGACGGTCATCGATGTGATGAAAGGGCCCTACCCTGAACTTGAGCGAGAGCACGACCGGATCCTGCGAACCATAGAACTTGAGGAGGAGAGGTTCGGCAGCGCGCTCGAGCAAGGCTCGGCAGTGCTCGAATCGGTGATATCCCGGGTCCGCGCGGCAGGAGGGACGTGCGTCCCCGGGGCCGATGCCTTCAGACTGTATGACACTTACGGATTTCCGTACGAACTCACCCAGGACATGGCGGAGGAGCGCGGTTTCACTGTGGACCGGACAGGGTTCGACCAGGCCATGGCGGACCAGCGTGAGCGGGCGAGGGCGGCGAGAGGGGAGAGTAGTTACCTGGATGAGAAGTCAGCCCGGTACAAGGCTGCCATCGGCCACCTCACGACGGAGTTCACCGGGTATGAGAAGTGTTCCGACATCTGCCAGATCACTGGGATAATAGGTCCGGACGGTGATGCAGTTGACGTCCTGAAACCTGGGGAGAGCGGGGAGATTGTACTCGACCGGACGCCTTTCTACGCCGAAAGTGGCGGGCAGATCGCTGACGAAGGCGAAATCAGCAAGGAGAGCAAAGACGGGCAGGTCGTGAGCCGGGCGTCCGTCAGGGGAGTGTCCAAGCCGATCGGGGACGCGGTTGTGCACCGGGTGGAGGTGGCGGAGGGCGAGTTCAGGGTGGGGGACGTCGTGCTCGCCCTGGTTGACCCCAGGCGTCGTGCCGCCACGATGAGGAACCACACAGCGACTCACCTGCTCCATGCGGCGCTTCGCAAGGTTCTCGGGTCCCACGTGCAGCAAGCGGGGTCGTCGGTGGACCCGGAGCGACTCCGGTTCGACTTCTCGCACTTCGAGCCCGTCCGCCCCGAGCAGAGAGCTGAGATCGAACGGATCGTCAACGAGTGGGTTCTCGCAAATGTCCCGGTGGATGTATCTTACACCGACCTCGAGACCGCGAAGCGACAGGGAGCGATCGCGCTCTTCGATGAGAAGTACGGCCGTGAAGTGAGGATGGTGCGTGTCGGCCGTGAGCCTGCGCAGATCAGTCTGGAACTGTGCGGGGGCACTCATGTGGCGCGGACTGGGGACATTGGGCTCGTCAAGATAGTGTCTGAAGGAGGAATAGCCTCCGGTGTCCGGCGCATAGAGGCCGTGACTGGTATGGGCGCCCTGGAATACCTCAGCAGGTTGGAGGCTGTTTCGGCGGAACTCTCTGCGGTCCTGAAGGCTCCGCAGGACGGCCTTGCCGACCGGGTAGGCAAGCTCGTGCGGGATCTGCACGACGCCGAGCGCGAGATTGCCAGGCTCCGCCAGAAACTTGCCGGGGATGTTGTGGATACCATGGTCGAGAAAGCACTGGCTTGCGGGGATGTCCGGGTCGTCGCGGCGAGAGTTGAGGACGCCCAGCCCGATGCCCTACGTGACCTGGCGGACCGTGTGAGGGAGCGGCTTGGGTCCGGGATTGTACTCCTCGGTGGGCCCGCCGGTGACAAGGTGAGTTTTGTCGCCGCCGTTACACCCGACTTGGTCAAGAAAGGCTACAATGCCGGATCTATTGTCCGGGATGTTGCCCGGGAAGCTGGCGGCGGAGGAGGGGGTCGAGCCGACCTCGCCATGGCAGGGGGCCGAGATCTCGCCCGTCTCGACCAGGCTCTCGCCCGGGGGGTTGAGACCGTCCGCGCGCATCAGACATCTTTGGGCGGATAA